A region from the Stutzerimonas stutzeri genome encodes:
- a CDS encoding esterase/lipase family protein — MLRLDASSAKFSKTLSLNVQLVLLCGRRYAGTLWQGAFLLLLLLMLGGCAGVKVSALETRDYMSLRRGDVLSTGRLSTSVGAALQVVGIDRDECTAAAEVCLRTLGKSKALGDEQRLSVLAELWLQEALRLDRLDHSDAQTDAMLDAYLESARHAYAYLFMTERTLGQRALDDRQTQVRDYYNFSVQQALTGLFERYRGNPPETGEGKGVFVMQNGRWQIQGTVGDVRLAGGRDLPKALIPAASLSFKGLRNQYRRDGLGAELVAMTDRRVVTKDSAELAWSETPFPAVTAVVSFPGTTLDEVLSTQKVHIVGYDPFRQNSISLAGREIPLAGSFTSGYGLWLARSGFATQSLLTLVGRGEVLEKPHVYLMQPYDPNRRIIVMLHGLASSPEAWINVANEVLGDETLRQHYQIWQVYYPTNAPLAFNNKAIRTAIEQTLEHFDPSGTAQASRDMVVIGHSMGGVLSRLMLSSSGDRLWDALLERYPLHGRRLERVQKEVGPYVRFEPLPDVSRAIFVAAPHRGTPFAENRISRWAAGLVKLPVSVLGRITDVAQLLVVPDSADAEVLTRPVNSIDNLSSNDPFVRLSAELPISPMVRYHSIIGNYTPALSLLDSSDGVVPYSSSHLAGAESEIVIPFGHSVQETPEAIMEIRRILHVHLQQADGDRFARPAP, encoded by the coding sequence GTGCTCCGGTTGGACGCTTCCTCGGCCAAATTTTCGAAGACGCTTAGCTTGAATGTTCAACTAGTTCTGCTTTGCGGGCGGCGTTATGCCGGGACGTTGTGGCAGGGGGCATTTCTCCTGCTTCTGCTCCTGATGCTGGGCGGCTGCGCCGGGGTCAAGGTATCCGCCCTTGAAACCAGGGACTACATGTCCCTGCGCCGCGGGGATGTGCTGAGCACGGGGCGACTCAGCACTTCGGTGGGTGCCGCGCTGCAGGTGGTTGGTATCGACCGGGACGAATGTACGGCAGCCGCTGAAGTCTGCCTTCGAACGCTGGGCAAGTCGAAGGCTTTAGGTGACGAGCAGCGCCTGTCGGTATTGGCCGAGCTCTGGCTGCAGGAGGCGTTGCGGTTGGATCGATTGGACCATAGTGATGCACAGACCGACGCCATGCTGGATGCGTATCTGGAAAGTGCCCGGCACGCCTACGCTTATCTATTCATGACCGAGCGCACATTGGGGCAGAGGGCCTTGGATGACCGCCAGACCCAGGTTCGCGATTATTACAATTTCTCTGTGCAACAGGCGTTGACCGGACTGTTTGAGCGTTATCGGGGCAATCCGCCGGAGACTGGCGAAGGCAAGGGCGTCTTCGTGATGCAGAACGGTCGTTGGCAGATTCAGGGTACGGTTGGCGATGTTCGCCTAGCCGGCGGCCGAGACCTGCCGAAGGCGTTGATACCGGCTGCTTCTCTTTCATTCAAGGGCTTACGAAACCAGTATCGACGCGACGGTCTGGGGGCCGAATTGGTCGCGATGACAGACCGCCGGGTCGTGACGAAGGACAGCGCGGAACTGGCCTGGAGCGAGACGCCGTTTCCCGCCGTCACCGCGGTGGTGAGTTTTCCGGGGACAACCCTGGACGAGGTTCTGAGCACGCAAAAGGTACATATCGTCGGTTACGACCCTTTTCGCCAGAATAGCATCTCGCTAGCCGGGCGCGAGATCCCACTGGCGGGCAGCTTCACATCTGGCTACGGGCTCTGGCTGGCCCGTTCGGGATTTGCTACCCAGTCGTTGCTGACCTTGGTGGGCAGGGGCGAGGTACTGGAAAAGCCGCATGTCTATCTGATGCAGCCCTATGATCCGAATCGCCGAATCATTGTCATGCTCCATGGCCTGGCCAGCAGTCCGGAAGCCTGGATCAATGTCGCCAACGAGGTGTTGGGTGACGAAACCTTGCGGCAGCACTACCAAATCTGGCAGGTGTATTACCCGACCAACGCGCCGTTGGCATTCAACAACAAAGCGATCCGTACGGCCATTGAACAGACCCTTGAGCACTTCGATCCGAGCGGAACGGCCCAGGCCTCTCGGGATATGGTGGTGATTGGGCACAGCATGGGTGGGGTGCTGTCGCGGCTGATGCTGTCGTCTTCCGGGGATCGACTGTGGGACGCCCTGCTGGAGAGGTATCCGCTCCATGGGCGCAGGCTCGAGCGGGTGCAGAAGGAGGTCGGCCCCTATGTGAGGTTTGAGCCCTTGCCCGACGTCAGCCGTGCGATTTTCGTCGCGGCGCCTCACCGCGGCACGCCTTTCGCCGAGAACCGCATTTCGCGCTGGGCTGCGGGCCTGGTCAAGCTGCCGGTCTCGGTGCTCGGGCGGATCACAGACGTCGCGCAGTTACTGGTCGTCCCGGATTCGGCCGATGCCGAGGTGCTGACCCGGCCAGTCAACAGCATCGATAACCTCAGCAGCAACGATCCTTTCGTCAGGCTGAGTGCTGAGCTGCCCATCTCGCCTATGGTCCGCTACCACTCGATCATCGGCAACTACACCCCCGCGCTGTCACTGCTGGATTCCAGCGATGGTGTGGTGCCGTATTCCAGCTCTCATCTGGCTGGGGCGGAGTCGGAAATCGTAATTCCTTTCGGCCATAGTGTGCAGGAGACTCCCGAAGCCATCATGGAAATTCGCCGCATCCTGCACGTTCATCTACAGCAGGCAGACGGCGACCGGTTCGCAAGACCGGCGCCATGA
- a CDS encoding TetR/AcrR family transcriptional regulator has translation MTTEIPPLTRPSKAGRTPRKPLQDRGHERVTAILDACARVLQRDGEAGLTMHRLAKEAGTSIGSLYHFFPDKQSVLAALNQRHTDALCTITKRLEQIDDHVWKRLSTAQMVERLIVPFLEYIARHRDIQLLLSPTLGDRQLHSPALRAAVRSIYEKVLHMRLPDASAEDLRAYSAVLLSIPSGMFHSAPETDESLERIWLQEIPRALIGYLNALGD, from the coding sequence ATGACCACAGAAATACCGCCCCTCACGCGTCCATCGAAAGCTGGCCGGACGCCACGCAAACCACTACAGGATCGCGGGCACGAGCGTGTCACCGCCATTCTGGATGCCTGCGCGAGAGTGTTGCAGCGTGACGGCGAAGCGGGCCTTACCATGCATCGTCTTGCCAAGGAGGCGGGCACCTCCATTGGCTCGCTTTATCACTTCTTTCCAGACAAACAGAGCGTCCTCGCCGCCCTCAATCAGCGTCACACCGACGCGCTGTGTACCATCACCAAGCGACTGGAGCAGATCGACGATCACGTCTGGAAGCGCCTTTCTACAGCGCAGATGGTGGAACGGCTCATCGTTCCCTTTCTTGAATACATTGCTCGTCACCGGGATATCCAGTTGCTGCTCAGCCCGACCCTAGGCGATCGGCAGCTTCATTCGCCAGCGCTTCGCGCCGCAGTGCGTTCCATCTACGAAAAGGTTCTCCACATGAGGTTGCCCGACGCAAGTGCCGAAGATTTGCGCGCCTATAGTGCGGTTCTGTTATCCATACCATCCGGGATGTTCCATTCGGCTCCAGAGACGGACGAAAGCCTGGAGCGGATCTGGCTACAGGAGATTCCGCGCGCCCTGATTGGCTATCTCAATGCGCTTGGGGACTGA
- a CDS encoding acyl-CoA dehydrogenase family protein: MRGVFREDHNMFREMVRRFVDRDIVPNLHEWEKNGIVPKELWLKAGELGLLCSTVPEEYGGSGGDFGHSAVMIEELARANATAVGFTTHSEIVAPYIVAYGSEEQKQKWLPRMVSGELIGVIAMSEPGIGSDLRSMRTLARRDGDDYIVSGQKTFITNGSNAGLIVTATKLDPAAKELTLICIEEEREGFSKGRRLEKIGLKGQDTAELFFDEVRVPAANRLGEEGMGFKYLTHQLAWERLIIAIRAAQSIDTLLQETIDYTRERKVFGKPVLDFQNTRFKLAEAKAQATMLRVFVDDCLEKVMRGELAPDVAAMAKLLGSEMQGKLLDEFLQLHGGYGFMSEYKISRAWVDARVARIYGGTSEIMKEIIGRAL, from the coding sequence ATGCGTGGCGTTTTCCGCGAAGATCACAATATGTTCCGCGAAATGGTCCGGCGTTTCGTCGATCGCGACATTGTGCCGAACCTGCATGAGTGGGAAAAGAACGGCATCGTGCCCAAGGAGCTCTGGCTCAAGGCCGGCGAATTGGGGCTGCTCTGTTCGACCGTACCTGAAGAGTACGGCGGCTCCGGTGGCGACTTTGGCCACTCCGCCGTCATGATCGAGGAGCTTGCGCGGGCCAACGCGACCGCAGTCGGATTTACCACTCATTCGGAAATCGTCGCGCCCTATATCGTCGCTTATGGCAGTGAAGAGCAGAAACAGAAGTGGCTTCCGCGCATGGTCAGCGGTGAGCTGATCGGTGTCATCGCCATGAGCGAACCGGGCATCGGCAGCGACCTGCGTTCGATGCGCACACTGGCGCGACGTGATGGCGATGACTACATCGTTTCCGGACAGAAAACCTTCATTACCAACGGCAGCAATGCCGGGTTGATCGTTACGGCGACCAAGCTCGATCCGGCCGCTAAAGAGCTGACGCTGATTTGTATCGAAGAAGAGCGAGAGGGGTTTTCCAAAGGGCGGCGGCTGGAAAAAATCGGCCTCAAAGGCCAGGACACCGCCGAGCTGTTCTTCGATGAAGTGCGGGTCCCGGCCGCTAATCGCTTGGGAGAGGAGGGCATGGGCTTCAAGTACCTGACTCATCAGCTCGCATGGGAGCGGCTGATCATCGCGATCCGCGCGGCGCAGTCAATTGATACGCTGCTGCAGGAAACCATTGATTACACACGCGAGCGCAAAGTGTTCGGCAAGCCGGTGCTGGACTTCCAGAACACGCGCTTCAAGCTGGCGGAGGCCAAGGCGCAGGCGACCATGCTGCGGGTGTTCGTTGATGATTGCCTGGAAAAGGTCATGCGTGGGGAGCTTGCACCTGACGTCGCAGCCATGGCGAAACTGCTGGGCTCCGAAATGCAGGGCAAATTGCTCGATGAGTTCCTTCAGCTTCATGGCGGCTACGGATTCATGAGCGAATACAAGATTAGCCGTGCCTGGGTCGATGCCCGAGTGGCGCGTATTTATGGCGGCACATCTGAAATCATGAAAGAAATTATTGGCCGCGCTTTGTGA
- a CDS encoding acyl-CoA dehydrogenase family protein → MRELFESTIERLLADLATPEYVQGCEGGEWPAQLWAAVEESGFALAAVPESLGGAQAGWGDVYVLARAAGRYAAPVPLGEALLANWLLGKAGLEPRTAAISFSANAQLSLTDGVVHGTVRDVPWGRHVESLVAIADAGSETPSVVLLSVASAAGQTLSLNVAGEPRDTLHFSNAQVLACAALPGELSADVLLLGGAMLRSAQIAGALHALLDMTSGYATERSQFGRPIGAFQAIQQQLAVFAEQTAAANVAAEAGFAESDAAFAGLTIAAAKVSCAEAASAGAGIAHSVHGAIGFTQEYSLHLFSRRLWAWRSEFGSASVWSQRIGQMVCSAGSGGYWPLITGHASQSLSTLAEKPL, encoded by the coding sequence ATGCGAGAACTATTCGAATCGACGATCGAGCGCCTGCTCGCCGATCTGGCGACACCGGAATACGTACAAGGCTGCGAAGGTGGTGAGTGGCCTGCGCAGCTCTGGGCTGCGGTGGAAGAGTCCGGGTTTGCGCTGGCTGCTGTTCCAGAATCCCTTGGCGGAGCGCAAGCAGGGTGGGGCGATGTCTATGTATTGGCGCGCGCTGCTGGACGGTACGCCGCGCCTGTGCCGCTGGGCGAAGCGCTACTGGCCAACTGGTTGCTGGGTAAGGCCGGGCTTGAGCCGCGGACCGCGGCCATCAGTTTTTCAGCCAATGCGCAGCTGAGCCTGACTGACGGGGTGGTACACGGCACCGTGCGAGACGTGCCGTGGGGCCGTCATGTCGAGTCGCTGGTCGCTATAGCCGACGCGGGTAGCGAGACGCCCAGCGTCGTATTGCTGTCGGTAGCAAGTGCAGCCGGTCAGACGCTGAGCCTGAACGTCGCGGGCGAGCCTCGAGATACTCTGCATTTCAGCAACGCCCAGGTGCTGGCTTGCGCTGCGTTGCCTGGCGAGCTGTCTGCCGATGTGCTGCTGTTGGGTGGCGCAATGCTGCGCTCGGCGCAGATCGCAGGCGCCTTGCATGCACTGCTGGACATGACATCCGGCTACGCCACCGAGCGCTCGCAGTTCGGGCGGCCAATCGGCGCATTTCAGGCCATCCAGCAGCAGCTTGCGGTATTTGCCGAACAGACGGCCGCCGCGAACGTCGCTGCCGAGGCTGGCTTTGCTGAGTCGGATGCCGCATTTGCGGGGCTGACCATTGCGGCTGCGAAGGTCAGTTGCGCCGAGGCGGCCAGCGCTGGCGCAGGCATCGCCCATTCGGTGCACGGTGCCATCGGCTTTACTCAGGAATATTCGCTGCATCTGTTTTCCCGCCGGCTTTGGGCCTGGCGCAGCGAGTTCGGCTCGGCCAGCGTCTGGAGCCAGCGCATCGGCCAGATGGTCTGCTCAGCAGGTAGCGGAGGCTATTGGCCGCTGATCACGGGCCATGCCAGCCAGTCGCTATCAACCCTTGCGGAGAAACCGTTATGA
- a CDS encoding lipid A deacylase LpxR family protein — translation MKYRTQFRSGLLTLLLVACAAAEADTLSIKAENDIISSGSDGHYSNGLEVIWGFEPEQNHWTRSIADLIPGWSESAVDNVAYRFGHQIYTPEEIENHGLIGDDRPYAGLMFAGVSLFSGVQHEGWRSAEELHLDVGIVGPAAGGKRLQRAVHKVTGSDEPNGWEHQLDNEAFVNLAYQHRWWLQERIGGLELEYGPSLGFSLGNLYTYASASVGARLGQNLQRSFSIPSVTPGQSGSQYFRPGSGFGWYGFANLEGRYMAQNMLLDGNTFEDSHSVDRRDQVGDAKLGIALTWSRWQLAFASVWRTREFNGQQEHDHFGSITLSTWL, via the coding sequence ATGAAATATCGCACCCAGTTCCGCTCAGGACTGCTGACCCTGCTGTTGGTCGCTTGCGCTGCGGCGGAAGCCGATACGCTGTCGATCAAAGCGGAAAACGACATCATCTCCTCGGGAAGCGATGGTCATTACAGCAACGGGCTTGAAGTGATCTGGGGCTTCGAGCCTGAACAGAATCACTGGACTCGTAGTATTGCTGATCTCATCCCAGGGTGGTCGGAGAGCGCGGTGGACAACGTCGCCTACCGTTTCGGCCACCAGATATATACCCCCGAGGAAATCGAAAACCATGGACTGATAGGGGACGATCGCCCATATGCCGGGCTGATGTTCGCGGGGGTTTCGCTGTTTTCTGGCGTTCAGCATGAGGGCTGGCGTTCGGCCGAAGAACTGCACTTGGACGTCGGTATCGTCGGCCCGGCAGCAGGCGGCAAGCGGCTGCAGCGCGCCGTGCACAAGGTCACCGGAAGCGACGAGCCCAATGGCTGGGAGCATCAGCTGGATAACGAAGCCTTTGTCAATCTCGCCTACCAGCACCGCTGGTGGCTGCAGGAGCGTATAGGCGGGCTGGAACTGGAGTACGGCCCTAGCCTCGGCTTCTCGCTCGGAAATTTGTACACCTATGCATCTGCGAGCGTGGGGGCGAGGCTCGGACAGAACCTGCAGCGCAGCTTCAGCATTCCTTCGGTTACGCCAGGGCAAAGCGGTAGCCAGTACTTCCGCCCGGGTAGCGGGTTTGGGTGGTACGGCTTTGCCAATCTCGAGGGCCGCTATATGGCGCAGAACATGCTACTTGACGGCAACACCTTTGAGGACAGTCATTCGGTGGATCGCCGCGACCAGGTCGGCGATGCCAAGCTTGGCATCGCACTGACGTGGAGCCGCTGGCAACTGGCATTCGCCAGCGTCTGGCGCACTCGCGAGTTCAATGGGCAGCAGGAACACGACCATTTCGGTTCGATCACGCTCTCGACTTGGTTGTAA
- a CDS encoding cache domain-containing protein has protein sequence MGFYRVFLALCLSAVSMLSLAQPVSQADDYSAEAERAKALLGKAVAAYQAEGDKALAKFSRQGDYIDGELYIYVVDTSGVMLASGGPSAKLIGKQVTNVLDEDLKAAFEAALKEPEDGTLRSADYRWWNWQHGKVERKQVFYQRVGDRVISVGYYMPRSSSEAAEELLEKVASEVKADPKSTFGRINKHDQALSQDDLYAFVVDLNTKKFIAHGFIRRLVGTDFQALRSADGQPIGKQMLQAMAQGDTGEVSYIWRNPVTGQTEYKKTFLKKVDHYAVAVGSYEKSMKLDR, from the coding sequence ATGGGCTTCTATCGAGTCTTTCTTGCTTTGTGCCTGAGTGCGGTTTCGATGCTGAGCCTTGCCCAGCCCGTCAGCCAGGCGGACGACTATAGCGCCGAGGCCGAGCGCGCCAAGGCGCTGTTGGGCAAGGCCGTGGCGGCGTACCAGGCGGAAGGCGACAAGGCGTTGGCCAAGTTCAGCCGACAAGGCGATTACATCGATGGTGAGCTCTACATCTACGTTGTCGATACATCCGGGGTGATGCTCGCCAGTGGTGGCCCTTCCGCGAAGCTGATCGGCAAGCAGGTCACCAATGTTCTGGATGAGGACCTGAAGGCTGCGTTCGAAGCCGCATTGAAGGAGCCCGAAGACGGCACGCTGCGCAGCGCGGATTACCGTTGGTGGAACTGGCAGCATGGCAAGGTCGAACGCAAGCAGGTGTTCTACCAGCGAGTTGGCGACCGCGTCATTTCGGTCGGCTACTACATGCCTCGCTCCAGCAGTGAAGCGGCAGAAGAGCTGCTGGAAAAAGTTGCCAGCGAAGTAAAGGCCGATCCGAAGTCGACTTTTGGCCGAATCAACAAGCATGACCAAGCGCTGAGCCAGGATGACCTCTATGCGTTCGTCGTTGATTTGAACACCAAGAAGTTTATTGCCCATGGCTTCATACGACGCTTGGTAGGCACCGACTTCCAGGCGTTACGTTCCGCCGACGGCCAGCCGATAGGCAAACAGATGCTGCAGGCGATGGCGCAGGGCGATACCGGGGAAGTCTCCTATATATGGCGCAACCCTGTAACCGGCCAAACCGAGTACAAGAAGACCTTTTTGAAAAAGGTTGATCACTATGCCGTTGCAGTAGGTTCGTATGAAAAGTCGATGAAGCTTGATCGATAG
- a CDS encoding crotonase/enoyl-CoA hydratase family protein, with amino-acid sequence MSAFLQIERDDGIVTVRMNHPETRNALTSPEQIQEFVDLCAQLRSDRTARVMVLTGNGSAFCAGGNVKDMRDRAGIFAGSPYELRNTYRDGIQRIPLALYELDIPIIAAVNGPAIGAGLDLACMCDIRLAASSALFAESFVRLGIVPGDGGAWLLPRIIGIPKASLMAFTGDTINAAKALEWGLVEQVCTHETLQAEAQALAQRIAANPGHALRLCKRLLREGQHMRLDSLLELSAAYQSLAHHTEDHQEAVAAFVEKRNPDYLDR; translated from the coding sequence ATGAGTGCATTTCTGCAAATCGAGCGTGATGACGGCATCGTCACCGTTCGCATGAACCATCCCGAAACCCGCAATGCGTTAACTTCCCCCGAGCAAATTCAGGAGTTCGTCGATCTCTGTGCTCAGTTGCGCAGCGACCGCACGGCGCGGGTAATGGTGTTGACCGGCAATGGCAGTGCTTTTTGTGCAGGTGGCAATGTGAAGGACATGCGCGACCGCGCGGGTATCTTCGCCGGTTCACCGTATGAGCTGCGCAACACCTATCGTGACGGTATTCAAAGGATCCCGCTGGCGTTGTATGAGCTGGATATACCCATAATCGCCGCGGTCAACGGCCCGGCGATCGGCGCCGGTCTCGACTTGGCCTGTATGTGCGACATCCGTCTGGCTGCGAGCTCGGCGCTCTTTGCTGAAAGCTTCGTGCGCCTTGGCATCGTTCCGGGAGATGGCGGCGCCTGGTTGCTGCCGCGAATCATCGGAATCCCCAAGGCCAGCCTGATGGCGTTCACCGGCGACACCATCAATGCTGCGAAAGCATTGGAATGGGGCCTGGTGGAGCAAGTCTGCACCCACGAAACGCTGCAAGCCGAAGCGCAGGCGCTGGCGCAGCGGATCGCCGCCAATCCAGGGCACGCGCTACGGCTGTGCAAGCGCCTGCTGCGCGAAGGCCAACATATGCGACTCGACTCATTGCTGGAGCTGTCCGCGGCGTACCAGTCCTTGGCGCATCACACCGAAGATCATCAGGAAGCGGTGGCTGCCTTCGTCGAGAAGCGTAACCCTGACTACCTGGATCGCTGA
- a CDS encoding alpha/beta fold hydrolase produces MTDLVLLHGGQHGSWCWKFFVDAIKQREPLFDRVICLDMPGCGTKRGRDVSTLTLGDIVKELNDELRAANVRDAVLLGHSIAGVLLPLMVIEDQSLYSRLVYLATAVPAEGQSIMQLLGSSLHGQNSEEVGWPMNPLTTPPADMQKAMFGADMTDAQLAWLLEEATDDVTPPAVATEPAVREGYANTVPSVYILTSRDGILPPEWQRRFAERLGCEHLIEIDTPHEPFVTDPELLGATLADWMD; encoded by the coding sequence ATGACCGATCTGGTATTGCTTCACGGCGGGCAGCACGGGTCTTGGTGCTGGAAGTTTTTTGTCGACGCGATCAAGCAGCGCGAGCCGCTGTTCGATCGGGTGATCTGTCTTGATATGCCTGGTTGCGGCACGAAACGTGGCCGGGATGTATCGACGCTGACCCTTGGCGACATCGTCAAAGAACTCAACGACGAGTTGAGAGCTGCAAACGTTCGCGACGCCGTGCTGCTCGGCCACTCAATTGCGGGTGTTCTGTTGCCATTGATGGTCATCGAAGATCAGTCGCTCTACTCACGGCTTGTCTACCTCGCAACGGCGGTACCGGCCGAGGGTCAATCGATCATGCAACTGCTCGGATCGTCCTTGCATGGCCAGAACTCGGAAGAGGTTGGTTGGCCTATGAATCCTCTCACTACCCCGCCAGCTGACATGCAGAAAGCAATGTTCGGTGCCGATATGACCGACGCGCAGCTTGCATGGTTGCTGGAAGAGGCTACCGACGACGTTACGCCTCCTGCAGTAGCCACCGAGCCAGCGGTCCGAGAAGGCTATGCAAATACGGTGCCTTCGGTTTACATCCTAACGTCCAGGGATGGCATTTTGCCGCCTGAATGGCAGCGTAGGTTCGCTGAAAGATTAGGCTGTGAGCACCTCATCGAAATCGATACGCCACATGAACCTTTTGTAACTGATCCTGAATTGCTGGGCGCTACACTGGCTGATTGGATGGATTAG